In Vibrio hippocampi, a single genomic region encodes these proteins:
- the ampD gene encoding 1,6-anhydro-N-acetylmuramyl-L-alanine amidase AmpD, with protein MAIELASTTTVNKQIDAKGWYKAARHVPSPHFDARPVQQDVSLLVIHNISLPPGQFGGPHIEAFFQGTLDQDLHPFFKVIKPMRVSAHCLIRRCGEVVQFVSFKHRAWHAGQSSFAGRERCNDYSIGIELEGTEFTSYTQQQYQSLSTLTRAITTDYPQITSQRITGHQYIAPLRKTDPGLSFDWVRYRAAMKLDQIEK; from the coding sequence ATGGCTATCGAACTCGCGTCGACCACAACCGTGAATAAGCAAATAGATGCTAAAGGCTGGTATAAAGCAGCTAGGCATGTACCCAGTCCCCACTTTGATGCTCGTCCTGTCCAGCAGGATGTTTCTTTGTTGGTGATTCATAATATTAGTCTACCTCCGGGGCAATTTGGAGGTCCTCATATCGAAGCCTTTTTTCAGGGCACTCTAGATCAAGATTTGCATCCATTCTTTAAAGTGATTAAGCCGATGAGAGTATCGGCTCACTGTTTGATCAGGCGATGTGGTGAGGTGGTTCAGTTTGTCTCTTTTAAACATAGAGCTTGGCATGCCGGACAATCGAGCTTTGCTGGTCGCGAGCGATGCAATGATTACTCTATCGGTATTGAACTAGAGGGAACGGAATTTACTTCATATACGCAGCAGCAGTATCAGAGCCTATCGACACTCACTCGCGCCATCACCACCGACTATCCTCAAATTACTTCTCAGCGCATTACGGGTCATCAGTATATTGCACCGCTGCGTAAAACCGATCCCGGTCTGAGTTTTGACTGGGTTCGTTATAGAGCGGCGATGAAACTCGACCAAATTGAAAAGTGA
- the nadC gene encoding carboxylating nicotinate-nucleotide diphosphorylase produces the protein MKNTHNSQERLEYLKKQLPLEITRAVADTLREDLGGTLDVSADITASLIPEDAHNTATIITREHGVFCGQAWADEVFKQLGSQVSIEWHVKDGDKVVPNQTLCTLTGPARILLTGERNAMNFIQTLSGCASVVAQYAEQIAHTPCRLLDTRKTIPGLRSALKYAVACGGGYNHRIGVFDAYLIKENHIIACGGINKAIATAKQLNPGKPVEVETESLDELRQAIDAGADIIMLDNFTKEMMREAVKINAGRAALENSGNVTLETIKEFAETGVDYISVGALTKHLVALDLSMRFQD, from the coding sequence ATGAAGAACACACATAATAGCCAAGAACGCCTTGAGTATCTTAAAAAACAGCTTCCTCTAGAAATTACCAGAGCCGTTGCCGATACTCTGCGTGAAGATCTTGGTGGCACTCTCGACGTCTCTGCCGACATTACCGCTAGCCTTATTCCTGAAGATGCACACAACACAGCAACCATCATCACTCGTGAGCATGGTGTTTTTTGTGGGCAAGCGTGGGCCGATGAAGTGTTCAAGCAACTAGGCAGTCAAGTGTCGATTGAGTGGCATGTTAAAGATGGCGATAAAGTAGTTCCGAATCAAACGCTATGCACCCTTACGGGTCCTGCACGTATTCTGTTGACCGGTGAGCGTAACGCGATGAACTTCATCCAAACGCTGTCAGGTTGTGCCAGTGTTGTTGCTCAATATGCAGAGCAGATTGCTCATACACCGTGCCGTTTACTTGATACTCGCAAAACCATTCCAGGTCTACGCAGTGCCTTGAAGTATGCTGTCGCATGTGGTGGTGGCTATAACCATCGTATTGGTGTTTTTGATGCTTACCTGATTAAAGAAAACCACATCATCGCTTGTGGTGGTATTAATAAAGCTATTGCAACGGCAAAGCAACTCAACCCAGGTAAGCCAGTTGAAGTTGAAACAGAATCTCTCGATGAGTTAAGACAAGCTATTGATGCTGGCGCAGACATCATCATGCTTGATAACTTCACTAAAGAGATGATGCGTGAAGCGGTGAAGATTAACGCTGGCCGTGCTGCATTGGAGAATTCTGGTAATGTCACGCTAGAAACCATTAAAGAGTTTGCAGAGACAGGCGTCGATTACATATCTGTAGGCGCGTTAACCAAGCATCTTGTTGCCTTAGATTTATCTATGCGTTTCCAAGACTAA
- a CDS encoding pilin, which translates to MYRIKSNLGFTLIELMIVVTIIGVLSAVAIPSYQGYILKSEATSALASLSALKTQSEYYVLQHGKFPSSGDLTIPSSLSSSITTTSSSIDSSGELIFTFSASANSQLAGQTIRLKRSADGDWVCESQFTNTAAVLSRCEN; encoded by the coding sequence ATGTATCGAATCAAATCAAACCTTGGCTTCACTCTGATCGAACTCATGATCGTAGTGACTATCATTGGCGTTTTATCAGCCGTGGCGATCCCCAGTTATCAAGGCTATATATTAAAAAGTGAAGCAACGTCTGCCCTAGCCTCACTTTCTGCCCTCAAAACCCAATCTGAGTATTATGTGTTGCAACATGGGAAATTCCCCTCATCGGGTGATCTTACTATTCCAAGCTCTTTATCATCCTCCATCACGACGACCTCCTCTAGCATTGATTCTTCCGGGGAGCTGATTTTTACCTTTAGTGCTTCAGCAAATAGCCAATTAGCAGGACAAACCATTCGTCTTAAGCGCAGTGCCGATGGTGATTGGGTATGCGAGAGCCAATTTACCAATACAGCAGCTGTACTCAGTCGTTGTGAGAATTAA